Proteins from one Gilliamella sp. ESL0443 genomic window:
- the artP gene encoding arginine ABC transporter ATP-binding protein ArtP produces the protein MNIELNHINCFYGKHQALNDVSLCYPLGETIVLLGQSGAGKSSLLKVFNLLEIPTSGEMTIADSHFDFSKKISESTIRTLRKNVGMVFQNYNLWPHLTVLENLIEAPCQVLKLSKKEASEKAMSILARLQIDEMAHRYPLHLSGGQQQRVAIARALMMEPKILLFDEPTAALDPAITSQIAEIINELSQTGITQIIVTHEVDFARKVASQVIYMEHGKIVEQGQIECFAHPKTEEFKAYLSH, from the coding sequence ATGAATATCGAATTAAACCATATTAACTGTTTTTATGGTAAACATCAGGCATTAAATGATGTCTCTTTATGTTACCCTTTAGGTGAAACAATTGTTTTACTTGGTCAGAGCGGTGCAGGTAAAAGTTCTTTACTGAAAGTGTTTAACTTACTTGAAATACCAACGTCTGGTGAAATGACAATTGCGGATTCACATTTTGATTTTTCAAAAAAGATAAGTGAATCAACTATTCGAACTTTACGCAAAAATGTTGGCATGGTTTTTCAAAATTACAACTTATGGCCACATTTAACTGTTTTAGAGAACTTAATTGAAGCCCCTTGCCAAGTTTTAAAACTATCGAAAAAAGAAGCAAGTGAAAAAGCCATGTCAATTTTGGCTCGCTTACAAATTGATGAAATGGCCCATCGTTACCCTCTTCACCTTTCAGGTGGTCAACAGCAACGAGTGGCTATTGCGAGAGCCTTAATGATGGAACCTAAAATTTTGCTATTTGATGAGCCAACAGCAGCTTTAGATCCTGCAATCACATCTCAAATTGCAGAAATCATTAATGAACTGTCACAGACAGGAATTACACAGATTATTGTTACGCATGAAGTCGATTTTGCTCGTAAAGTTGCTTCACAAGTGATTTACATGGAACATGGTAAGATTGTTGAACAAGGTCAAATTGAGTGTTTTGCTCATCCAAAAACTGAAGAGTTCAAAGCTTATCTATCGCATTAA
- a CDS encoding CidA/LrgA family protein: MKHFLAKHATIKHRLYSLYYTLFSYGRGLIILTICLWAGNVVSAILPIMIPGSIIGLLILFILLTFQLIPTCWIKNSCNLFMRYMTVLFIPAAMGIMDNYSLLLDNWIPIIFASVGGSVIVLYLTAFLTEHLHKKVVKTSDNRENQS; this comes from the coding sequence ATGAAACACTTTTTAGCCAAACATGCAACCATTAAGCATCGACTTTATTCTTTATACTACACACTATTTAGCTACGGTCGAGGCTTGATTATCCTGACCATTTGCTTATGGGCAGGAAATGTCGTATCTGCAATCTTACCAATCATGATCCCTGGAAGTATTATTGGTTTATTGATTTTGTTCATTTTATTAACTTTTCAATTAATACCAACGTGTTGGATAAAAAATAGTTGTAATCTTTTCATGCGATACATGACGGTGCTCTTTATTCCTGCGGCGATGGGGATAATGGATAATTATTCATTACTCTTAGATAATTGGATACCGATAATTTTTGCTAGTGTTGGTGGTTCAGTTATTGTCTTATATTTAACCGCTTTTTTAACTGAACATCTGCATAAAAAAGTCGTTAAAACCTCCGATAATAGGGAGAACCAATCATGA
- the pgsA gene encoding CDP-diacylglycerol--glycerol-3-phosphate 3-phosphatidyltransferase, with protein MKINLPTFLTLFRVILIPFFVLAFYLIPHEWSGFFSALIFLIAAVTDVFDGYLARRLGQTTKFGAFLDPVADKIMVTIALVLITQYYQAWWISIPAIIIVSRELIISALREWMAEIGKRGNVAVSSIGKIKTIAQMTALTWLLWRPCDLVIYAGLAALFLATILTLLSMFQYLWIAQSDLLDEE; from the coding sequence ATGAAAATTAACTTACCTACATTCTTAACATTATTTCGAGTAATACTGATTCCATTTTTTGTGTTGGCATTTTATTTAATCCCTCATGAATGGTCAGGCTTTTTTTCGGCATTAATTTTCCTAATAGCCGCAGTTACAGATGTTTTTGACGGTTACCTTGCCCGCCGATTAGGTCAAACGACTAAATTTGGTGCTTTTTTAGATCCTGTTGCCGACAAAATAATGGTAACAATCGCATTGGTTCTTATAACGCAATATTATCAGGCGTGGTGGATTTCTATTCCTGCAATAATTATCGTCTCTCGTGAACTTATTATCTCTGCATTACGAGAATGGATGGCTGAAATTGGCAAACGAGGTAATGTTGCAGTATCTTCAATTGGCAAAATTAAAACAATTGCTCAAATGACAGCATTAACTTGGTTGCTTTGGCGCCCTTGCGATCTTGTTATATATGCGGGGTTAGCTGCACTTTTTTTAGCTACAATTTTAACGTTATTATCCATGTTCCAATATTTATGGATAGCGCAAAGTGACTTATTAGATGAAGAATAA
- the artQ gene encoding arginine ABC transporter permease ArtQ — MDGYILPLTKATAITLSLAFVSLVVGMFFAFIFTILESVPFKPVAWLMSLFNLTIRALPELLIVVAIYTGLPLLLMALDDGFTVPLGFTSFTVKMSIHNTQPDPFLCGVFALSLLYAVYASQTLRGAFKAISSGQKQAAQVLGLSKSRTFFRIIMPQMWRHALPGLSNQWLILLKDTALVSAIAIDDLMMQTKTIVARTNQPFLWYFVAMIIYLVISVFSQKVISRIEKRATHFEPSANSQ; from the coding sequence ATGGATGGGTATATTTTGCCGCTTACGAAAGCTACCGCGATTACGTTATCATTAGCATTTGTATCGTTAGTCGTTGGAATGTTTTTTGCATTCATTTTTACTATTTTAGAATCAGTACCATTCAAACCCGTTGCATGGCTAATGTCGCTATTCAATTTAACCATTCGAGCTTTACCCGAATTATTAATTGTGGTTGCGATTTATACTGGTTTACCACTGCTATTGATGGCATTAGATGATGGCTTTACCGTTCCTCTCGGCTTTACATCGTTTACCGTAAAAATGAGTATTCATAATACCCAACCAGACCCATTTTTATGCGGTGTTTTTGCTTTATCATTACTCTACGCTGTTTATGCCTCACAAACGTTACGCGGTGCATTTAAAGCGATTTCAAGCGGACAAAAACAAGCAGCTCAAGTTTTAGGATTAAGCAAATCTCGAACTTTCTTTCGTATTATCATGCCACAAATGTGGCGACACGCATTACCCGGTTTAAGCAACCAGTGGTTAATCTTATTAAAAGATACTGCCCTTGTTTCAGCAATCGCGATAGATGATTTAATGATGCAAACCAAAACAATAGTTGCTCGAACCAATCAGCCTTTTTTATGGTACTTTGTTGCGATGATTATTTATTTAGTGATATCAGTTTTTAGTCAAAAAGTTATTTCACGTATTGAAAAACGTGCAACCCATTTTGAACCATCAGCCAATAGTCAGTAA
- the artM gene encoding arginine ABC transporter permease ArtM, whose protein sequence is MSDNFIFYLKIILQGLPDTLSLSIFGILSAGILAIVFSCLLSLNSKVLTKTIRTYIIIFTGSPLLVQLFLIYYGPSQFGEYLSKFPAFYDFISSPWFCAYLALTLNSAAYTTQIFYGALKSVPQGQWQACSALGMNKRQTLKIVMPYALKRALSTYSNEVVFVVKGTALASMIPVMDLMGYSNALNGEYYDFSIFMVAGLIYLLINGILSTIMRIIEKKALTFEN, encoded by the coding sequence ATGTCTGATAATTTTATTTTTTATTTAAAAATCATTCTTCAAGGTCTACCTGATACATTAAGTCTAAGTATATTTGGTATATTATCGGCTGGGATTTTGGCTATTGTTTTTTCTTGTCTTTTATCGCTAAATTCTAAGGTTTTAACTAAAACAATTCGGACTTATATCATTATTTTTACTGGCTCACCATTATTGGTACAGCTATTTTTAATCTACTATGGACCGTCACAATTTGGTGAATATTTAAGTAAATTTCCTGCTTTTTATGATTTTATTTCTTCACCTTGGTTCTGTGCTTATTTAGCTTTAACGCTTAATAGTGCCGCTTATACTACACAAATATTTTATGGTGCATTAAAATCTGTTCCGCAAGGACAGTGGCAAGCATGTAGTGCTTTAGGCATGAACAAAAGACAAACTCTTAAAATTGTCATGCCATATGCATTAAAACGTGCTCTTTCTACTTATTCTAACGAAGTCGTTTTTGTGGTAAAAGGTACAGCCTTAGCGTCGATGATTCCTGTTATGGATTTAATGGGATATAGTAATGCATTAAATGGTGAATACTATGACTTCTCAATTTTTATGGTTGCAGGGCTCATTTACCTCTTGATAAATGGTATTTTAAGCACCATTATGAGGATAATAGAGAAAAAAGCCCTCACCTTTGAAAACTAA
- a CDS encoding VOC family protein has translation MFKPNSVIVYVKDVDASTEFYTKILEHPPVKTYPGFAVFLLNNGFILGLQEADKITPKAPNHYGGFELSFSDVTKNEVDEIYATWKELNVKIELEPQMLDFGYTFVGNDPDGHRLRVCATDTSKFE, from the coding sequence ATGTTTAAACCTAATAGCGTTATTGTTTATGTCAAAGATGTCGATGCTAGCACAGAGTTTTACACAAAAATACTAGAGCACCCACCAGTTAAAACCTATCCTGGTTTTGCTGTATTTTTATTGAATAATGGTTTTATTTTGGGACTTCAAGAGGCCGATAAAATAACACCAAAGGCACCTAATCATTATGGAGGATTTGAGCTGTCATTTAGTGATGTAACAAAAAATGAAGTAGATGAGATTTATGCGACATGGAAAGAACTAAACGTCAAAATTGAACTTGAACCTCAAATGCTCGATTTCGGATACACATTTGTAGGAAATGATCCTGATGGTCATCGACTCCGTGTTTGTGCTACCGACACTTCAAAATTTGAGTGA
- the sbcB gene encoding exodeoxyribonuclease I: MKNNSQQITFYFHDYETFGINPALDRPAQFAGVRTDSDFNIIEEPLVIYCQIAQDYLPNPEAVLITGITPQKANQQGICEAEFTKQIHEAFSQPNTCILGYNNIRFDDEVTRNILYRNFYDPYAYSWRNGNSRWDLLDVVRACYALRPEGINWPINESGFPSFRLEDLTKANNIEHEHAHDAMSDVYATIAMAKLIKQVQPKLFNYFFTLRNKNKVVELIDIANMTPIIHVSGMLGSYRGNMSLVSPIAWHANQKNAVIVCDLTGDIDSLINLPVETIREKLYTKTEDLDVDEQRVPLKLIHINKCPIIAPLSTLLPDNAKRFDLDKQKCLENQQKLLEHQSLLQSKMRELFGMDNEYSNNNSDVDAQIYAGFLNGNDLINCETIRTTPPQLLDSLSLTFDDPRLAKLLFRYKARNYPETLTDQELRIWQDHCRDKLDITKVQDYLQTLEQLAEIYIQKPEKLALLKQLYQYCHYLVG, translated from the coding sequence ATGAAAAATAATTCACAGCAGATAACCTTTTATTTTCACGATTATGAAACTTTTGGCATAAATCCAGCTTTAGATCGCCCTGCTCAGTTTGCTGGTGTTCGAACTGACAGTGATTTTAATATTATTGAAGAACCTTTAGTCATCTATTGTCAAATAGCCCAAGATTATCTTCCCAATCCTGAAGCTGTGCTAATAACTGGAATAACACCACAAAAAGCAAATCAACAAGGTATATGTGAAGCCGAATTCACCAAACAAATACATGAAGCATTTAGCCAACCTAACACGTGTATCTTAGGCTATAATAATATTCGTTTTGATGATGAAGTGACTCGCAACATCTTATACCGTAACTTTTATGACCCTTATGCTTATAGTTGGCGAAACGGTAATTCAAGATGGGACCTACTAGATGTCGTCCGAGCTTGTTATGCATTAAGACCGGAAGGGATTAATTGGCCAATAAATGAATCTGGTTTCCCTAGTTTTCGATTAGAAGATCTCACTAAAGCTAATAATATTGAACATGAACACGCGCATGATGCTATGTCTGATGTTTACGCCACCATTGCAATGGCAAAACTAATTAAGCAAGTACAACCAAAGTTATTCAATTATTTCTTCACACTACGTAATAAAAACAAAGTCGTCGAGCTTATCGATATTGCCAACATGACACCAATAATTCACGTTTCTGGCATGTTAGGTAGTTATCGCGGTAACATGTCATTAGTTAGCCCTATTGCATGGCACGCAAATCAAAAAAATGCAGTGATTGTTTGTGATCTTACTGGAGATATCGATTCACTGATTAATTTACCAGTCGAAACTATTCGAGAGAAACTCTACACTAAAACTGAAGATCTTGATGTTGATGAACAACGTGTCCCATTAAAACTAATTCATATTAACAAATGCCCAATCATTGCGCCATTGAGCACACTATTACCCGATAATGCAAAGCGTTTCGATCTTGATAAACAGAAATGCTTAGAAAATCAACAAAAACTACTGGAACATCAAAGTTTATTACAAAGTAAAATGCGTGAACTATTTGGCATGGATAATGAATACTCAAATAACAATAGTGATGTCGATGCACAAATATATGCTGGCTTTTTAAATGGAAATGATTTAATAAATTGTGAAACGATTCGAACGACTCCGCCCCAATTATTAGATAGTTTATCGTTAACTTTTGACGATCCAAGATTAGCAAAATTACTGTTTCGCTATAAAGCGAGAAACTATCCAGAAACGTTAACTGATCAAGAGTTACGAATCTGGCAAGATCACTGTCGAGACAAACTAGATATAACTAAAGTTCAAGACTACCTACAAACCCTTGAACAACTTGCTGAGATTTATATACAAAAACCTGAAAAGCTAGCATTATTAAAACAACTCTATCAATATTGTCATTATTTAGTTGGATAA
- the uvrC gene encoding excinuclease ABC subunit UvrC, with protein MNQFDTASFLKTVPHKPGIYQMFNDKDTIIYVGKAKDLNNRLKSYFNSSKKTIKTDRLVSHIHRVEFTITNTETEALLLEQTYIKKYQPKYNVLLKDDKSYPFIKLSKERHPQLSLYRGAINRKKDEFFGPYPSGYAVKQILALLQKTFPIRQCLNSTYRNRTRPCLQYQIKRCLGPCVPGLVSDEDYNEQVNYVRLFLSGQSDQILQKITADMQKASSELNFEKAAALRDQLQAIKHINEKQAIYNNNDNLDVIGFHYELGLACIYVLFIRNGQTFGHRSYFPKVPSNTELEEVIETFLGQFYLQGNQNRNIPKKILLNFSLSDKQAMEDTLSIVAEHQVKIVDEPKGDNLKLLNIATVNAQTEVKNKLLENSTIKQRYDALKAFLGIDKINRMECFDISHFMGKNTIASCVVFDDKGPVKSEFRRYNINGITPGDDYAAMEQVLTRRYSKKDLPEDKIPDIIFIDGGKGQLNQALRVFDNLDVNWDKNHPILIGVAKGAERREGLETLFFEAHGKGYYLDYNSPALLLIQQIRNASHDHAIVGQRKKGVKQLTDSALEHIEGVGGKRRQALLKHFGGLRELKNASIDEIAQVQGISKSLAEKIYLNLQQ; from the coding sequence ATGAACCAATTTGATACAGCATCTTTTCTAAAAACAGTCCCACATAAACCAGGTATCTATCAAATGTTTAATGATAAAGATACCATTATTTATGTGGGAAAAGCGAAAGATCTCAATAATCGCTTAAAAAGCTATTTCAATAGCAGTAAAAAAACGATCAAAACCGATCGATTGGTAAGTCATATTCATCGAGTTGAATTTACCATCACCAATACAGAGACTGAAGCATTATTACTCGAACAAACTTATATCAAAAAATATCAACCCAAATACAATGTATTGCTCAAAGATGATAAAAGCTACCCGTTTATCAAATTAAGTAAAGAAAGACATCCTCAATTGTCTTTGTATCGTGGTGCAATTAATCGAAAAAAAGATGAGTTTTTTGGCCCTTATCCGAGTGGATATGCGGTAAAACAAATTCTTGCCTTATTACAAAAAACATTTCCAATAAGACAATGCTTAAATAGCACTTATCGTAATCGAACTCGTCCTTGTTTACAGTACCAAATCAAACGCTGTTTAGGACCTTGTGTACCAGGTTTAGTTAGCGACGAAGATTATAATGAACAAGTGAATTATGTAAGGTTATTTCTCTCCGGACAATCAGATCAAATATTGCAAAAAATTACTGCGGATATGCAAAAAGCCAGTAGTGAACTTAATTTTGAAAAAGCAGCCGCATTACGAGATCAGCTACAAGCAATCAAACACATAAATGAAAAACAAGCTATCTATAACAATAATGATAATTTAGATGTGATTGGTTTCCATTACGAACTCGGCTTAGCTTGTATCTATGTACTCTTTATTCGAAATGGTCAAACATTTGGACATCGTTCTTATTTTCCAAAAGTGCCATCTAATACTGAACTAGAAGAAGTGATCGAGACATTTTTAGGACAATTTTATTTACAAGGAAATCAAAATAGAAATATTCCGAAGAAAATTCTTCTCAATTTTTCATTATCTGATAAGCAAGCAATGGAAGATACTTTATCTATTGTCGCTGAACATCAAGTAAAAATAGTTGATGAACCAAAAGGTGATAACCTTAAATTGTTAAATATTGCAACGGTTAATGCTCAAACCGAAGTTAAAAATAAGCTACTGGAAAACTCAACCATTAAACAACGATATGATGCACTAAAAGCGTTTTTGGGCATTGATAAAATCAACCGGATGGAATGTTTTGATATAAGCCATTTTATGGGTAAAAACACAATTGCATCTTGTGTCGTTTTTGATGATAAAGGACCAGTTAAATCAGAGTTTCGTCGCTACAATATAAATGGTATCACGCCTGGAGACGATTATGCAGCAATGGAACAAGTCTTAACCCGTCGTTATAGTAAGAAAGATCTTCCTGAAGATAAGATCCCAGACATCATCTTTATAGATGGAGGAAAAGGTCAACTTAACCAAGCGTTAAGGGTTTTTGATAATTTAGACGTAAACTGGGATAAAAACCACCCTATTTTAATTGGTGTTGCCAAAGGTGCTGAACGTAGAGAAGGATTAGAAACGCTCTTCTTTGAAGCTCATGGTAAGGGATATTATCTGGATTATAACTCACCCGCTTTATTACTTATTCAACAAATTCGAAATGCATCGCACGATCATGCAATTGTGGGTCAACGTAAAAAAGGTGTTAAACAGTTAACTGACAGCGCTTTAGAGCATATTGAAGGCGTTGGTGGAAAAAGACGGCAAGCTTTACTTAAGCATTTTGGTGGGCTTAGAGAGTTGAAAAATGCCAGTATAGATGAAATTGCACAAGTTCAAGGTATTTCAAAATCATTAGCTGAAAAAATTTATCTAAATTTACAGCAATAA
- a CDS encoding transporter substrate-binding domain-containing protein, producing MKKTLLAIILAGSAFAAQATETLTIGTEATYAPFEFTNDKNEIIGFDIDVMNKLCDEMKVTCNIVNQSFDGLIPSLKTRRIDAAIAGIDVTPERQKQVAFTKIYYDDSSIQFVTLKDSLTSLDQLKGKKVGIQKGTTYLKYLNEKYPDVKAVSYDSYQFAFLDLKAKRIDAIVSSSFVAGEWLGKDADIVALGDKITDHEFFGEGLGIALRQGNDQLLEQFNQAIDKLKANGELDAIYKKWFSK from the coding sequence ATGAAAAAAACATTACTAGCTATTATACTTGCAGGATCTGCATTTGCAGCTCAAGCAACTGAAACGTTAACCATTGGTACCGAAGCGACTTATGCACCTTTCGAATTTACTAATGATAAAAACGAAATCATCGGTTTTGATATTGACGTCATGAATAAACTTTGTGATGAAATGAAAGTAACTTGTAACATTGTAAATCAATCATTTGATGGATTAATTCCTAGTTTAAAAACTCGTCGAATCGATGCGGCTATTGCTGGTATAGATGTTACGCCTGAACGTCAAAAGCAAGTTGCATTTACTAAAATCTATTATGATGATAGCTCAATCCAATTTGTTACATTAAAAGATTCCTTAACAAGTCTTGATCAGCTAAAAGGTAAGAAAGTTGGTATTCAAAAAGGTACAACTTATTTAAAATATTTAAATGAAAAATATCCTGATGTTAAAGCAGTAAGCTATGATAGCTACCAATTTGCTTTCTTAGATTTAAAAGCTAAACGTATTGATGCTATTGTTTCAAGCTCTTTTGTTGCTGGTGAATGGTTAGGTAAAGATGCTGATATCGTTGCTTTAGGCGATAAAATTACCGATCATGAATTTTTTGGTGAAGGTTTAGGTATTGCTTTACGTCAAGGCAATGATCAATTACTTGAACAATTTAATCAAGCAATCGATAAACTAAAAGCAAATGGCGAATTAGATGCTATTTATAAAAAATGGTTTAGTAAATAA
- a CDS encoding CidB/LrgB family autolysis modulator: protein MIWMLPLTVLVFLIIRRISFKIKNPLFNPLVISVIVLIPILLITNTEYVEYVKNVKIINDLLPYSVVALAYPLYELIPQIKARWKSIMIITFTASIASMVTGVFIALWLGGSKEIAASVLPKSVTTAIAVTIAGNEGGVQSIAALCVILVGTLGGIFGHQLLNVARIKTPSARGLSIGAVSHAVGTARCIEVNYNEGAYSSLSLVLCGIMTSLTAPFLFPIMVFIFDWF from the coding sequence ATGATATGGATGCTACCATTAACCGTTTTGGTATTTTTAATTATTAGAAGAATCTCATTTAAAATTAAAAATCCGTTATTTAACCCATTAGTCATTTCGGTTATTGTATTAATCCCTATTTTATTAATAACAAATACCGAGTATGTTGAATATGTTAAAAACGTAAAAATTATTAACGATCTACTTCCTTACTCTGTCGTTGCTTTGGCTTATCCTTTATATGAACTCATTCCACAAATAAAAGCCCGTTGGAAGTCAATCATGATTATCACCTTCACTGCCTCCATAGCGTCTATGGTAACCGGTGTGTTTATTGCATTATGGTTAGGGGGTAGTAAAGAAATTGCTGCATCAGTATTACCTAAATCAGTGACAACAGCCATCGCGGTCACCATCGCTGGTAATGAGGGTGGCGTTCAATCAATCGCTGCATTATGCGTAATACTTGTTGGAACACTAGGTGGTATTTTCGGTCATCAATTACTGAACGTTGCTAGAATAAAAACACCTTCAGCAAGAGGATTATCAATTGGTGCAGTATCTCATGCTGTAGGTACAGCGCGTTGTATTGAAGTCAATTATAACGAAGGGGCTTATAGCTCCCTATCTCTAGTTTTATGTGGTATTATGACCTCATTAACAGCACCATTTTTATTCCCAATAATGGTATTTATTTTTGATTGGTTTTAG
- a CDS encoding alpha/beta fold hydrolase, which yields MNNIKKTLLFFIFLVFASQGYCSEFYNRKEGDYIIEKFKFNDGNTIQNLKTHYVTIGDPKGKPVLVLHGTTGNGDSMLNDSFGHALFDKGMPLDAEKYFIILPDAIGTGQSSKPSDGLKGNFPHYDYTDMVNAQYILLKKGLNIDHLELIIGNSMGGMNTWQWVTMYPNYMKAAIAMAATPAPMSSRNWIMRKMIINSIKDDPDWNNGFYSKQPEKFQTVYNYYDIATNGGDIAWQNNAYNTQKTEEILANKLKERTTMDANDFLYQWDAARNFDPTKELTKIKAFMLVINSEDDERNPPNTGLMEKALKDVVAAKYYLIPASDKTRGHGTTMNAELWIEELKIFLKELDNYY from the coding sequence ATGAATAATATAAAAAAAACGCTACTATTTTTTATTTTTCTCGTTTTCGCATCGCAAGGATATTGTTCCGAGTTCTATAACCGAAAAGAAGGTGATTATATTATTGAAAAATTTAAATTTAATGATGGTAATACAATTCAAAATTTAAAAACTCATTATGTCACTATCGGCGACCCTAAAGGAAAGCCAGTATTAGTTTTACATGGCACAACTGGCAATGGAGATTCAATGCTTAATGACAGTTTTGGTCATGCCTTATTCGATAAAGGAATGCCGTTGGATGCTGAAAAATATTTCATAATATTGCCTGACGCTATTGGTACAGGTCAATCTTCGAAACCCTCTGACGGTTTGAAAGGAAACTTTCCTCATTATGATTATACCGACATGGTTAATGCTCAATACATACTTTTGAAAAAAGGTTTAAATATAGATCATCTTGAACTTATTATTGGTAACTCGATGGGTGGAATGAATACATGGCAATGGGTAACTATGTATCCTAATTACATGAAAGCAGCAATTGCAATGGCAGCAACCCCTGCGCCAATGTCTAGTCGAAATTGGATAATGAGAAAGATGATCATTAATTCAATTAAAGACGATCCTGATTGGAATAATGGCTTTTATAGCAAACAACCTGAAAAATTCCAAACTGTTTATAATTACTACGATATCGCGACTAACGGAGGTGATATTGCCTGGCAAAATAACGCTTATAACACCCAGAAAACAGAAGAAATATTAGCAAATAAGTTAAAAGAACGAACAACAATGGACGCGAATGATTTTTTATATCAATGGGATGCAGCCAGAAACTTTGATCCAACAAAAGAGCTAACAAAAATTAAAGCATTTATGTTAGTTATCAATTCAGAAGATGATGAAAGAAACCCACCAAACACAGGTTTAATGGAAAAAGCGCTTAAGGATGTTGTTGCTGCTAAATATTATCTAATTCCAGCAAGTGATAAGACCCGAGGCCATGGTACAACCATGAATGCTGAATTATGGATAGAAGAGTTAAAAATATTTCTAAAAGAACTCGATAATTATTACTAA